The following coding sequences are from one Gigantopelta aegis isolate Gae_Host unplaced genomic scaffold, Gae_host_genome ctg4490_pilon_pilon, whole genome shotgun sequence window:
- the LOC121392780 gene encoding poly(rC)-binding protein 3-like, translating to MASTGPDDTWTKDASSNIWRVCTGEVDTVSTNIESGLLIRGESAVAVDNLETEHNSAAATMDSSTIPFTSGSCTISTTSTVSSNSSNLHLEPPITFRMLMTSKDISASKFSGDVSGSIPVTLKLIIQTSQCGSLIGKGGSKIKEIRETTGASIQVAGETLPNSTERAVTVSGTPEAITLCVREICDIMLESPPKGPFVPYKPHALQPNQAYQPRLIGCVIGRKGSKIHEIRVSSGAMIKIAGNEGDGTDRLVTITGTPESVGMAQYLITFKLCSTNK from the exons TGTGTACAGGTGAAGTGGATACAGTATCTACAAATATAGAATCCGGGCTGCTTATCCGAGGTGAATCAGCTGTAGCAGTAGATAACCTTGAGACTGAACACAACAGTGCTGCAGCCACAATGGACTCCTCAACCATTCCTTTCACATCTGGTTCATGTACTATATCTACAACTTCAACTGTCTCTAGTAACTCATCTAATCTTCATTTGGAACCTCCAATTACTTTTAGAATGTTAATGACAAGCAAG GACATTTCTGCTAGTAAGTTTAGTGGTGATGTGAGTGGCAGTATACCAGTTAccttaaaattaattatccaaACATCTCAGTGTGGCTCCCTAATTGGTAAGGGAGGGTCTAAGATTAAGGAGATTAGAGAG ACTACAGGAGCATCAATTCAAGTAGCAGGTGAAACATTACCTAATTCTACTGAGAGAGCAGTCACTGTGTCAG GTACTCCAGAAGCTATCACACTCTGTGTTCGAGAGATTTGTGATATTATGTTAGAA AGTCCACCTAAAGGCCCCTTTGTCCCCTACAAACCTCATGCACTCCAACCTAATCAAGCTTACCAACCCAGA TTAATTGGATGTGTTATTGGTCGTAAAGGTTCAAAAATCCATGAAATCAG AGTTAGTTCGGGTGCTATGATTAAAATTGCTGGTAATGAGGGTGATGGTACTGATAGATTGGTGACTATTACAGGGACACCTGAGTCTGTAGGAATGGCACAGTATCTCATCACATTCAAGTTATGcagtacaaataaataa
- the LOC121392779 gene encoding V-type proton ATPase subunit F-like, with amino-acid sequence MAGVARTALDSKNANKLLAVIGDEVTLTPCTGFFISGIGEYNTKRHPNFLVVTKDTAVSDIEDSFRYFYSRNDIAIILINQNIAEMIRHLIDQHDKAVPTILEIPSKDHPYDPNKDSILRRAKVSINYRCPLTNVRKGV; translated from the exons ATGGCAGGAGTGGCAAGGACTGCTTTAGACAGTAAGAACGCTAACAAACTCCTAGCAGTTATAGGAGATGAGGTAACCct GACACCATGTACTGGTTTTTTTATAAGTGGAATTGGTGAATATAATACAAAGAGACATCCAAATTTCTTAGTAGTTACTAAAG ATACTGCAGTCTCTGATATTGAGGACTCATTTCGTTACTTTTACAGCAGAAATGACATAGCTATAATCCTCATCAACCAAAAT ATAGCGGAGATGATACGTCATTTGATTGATCAACATGATAAAGCCGTACCTACTATATTAGAGATACCATCTAAAGATCATCCTTATGATCCAAATAAAGACTCTATTTTAAGAAGAGCAAAGGTCAGCATTAACTACAGATGCCCACTCACTAATGTGAGAAAGGGTGTCTGA